A region of Sulfurimonas sp. DNA encodes the following proteins:
- a CDS encoding relaxase/mobilization nuclease domain-containing protein, which translates to MNLAQEYEEYDRAGKKAKAIRSKVMHFKSPNSNQIAYYDGVPTPVVFKIIKNIDKATGKTNRNVGYSTMKALDYLARDVDELNEEAAPDKIEQMEQNRPDFLDKNLVLECDDGRKLESKQDRLILYNEWKETFTNRKNGKDFEHILLSTKEAPGTHDKEILDAARQTLSKQFAKDGYNYIFVLHRDREHTHVHAIVRVHNAMEDKRLDIKKDDINKVKDTFASELRSRGLNYENFINFNKILGINSQLKYLQHNDLSWFQSNMKKFENENIDGLLKTIKSIDKDLEILIKQKENIKLLKKDKKVISDNISHLYADKRAIIHKLNGLEYDLQQATKNYTSLIKKRDSIEWYLKQTGAYKEIDKRTNEAQELVIQKKLELNKAQLYIETTKGELTFNSKIKKDTLYYLNDYLKDDSKKDINSLLYRLNTLETKMPKSKLVKEIKELKKDILDDEYHTTIKSDFLKVLNEVKSSNKAIPINDEFTNNFIKNIDKKLDVVINNVKNNKDVSARDMKSIGFDLNTFESSTKVYQVDHIKNTPENLKEFEKFKEYFDKKNYQTLVKELQENKLIDRNFNYALEKATNNENIKLLPVDLKRSLELEKREVEVEILNIDSYHKYLNDNQNTIYYETVSTAIFNSGKFLETISSRLKNELGIEIKTKEQLSQNMNKIGKHSELRKLIDNEIHKNINDFRKVHKLEDNNTFKKYLDKIETKKASKTKLSNEEKELNNLTGFLQKNAGLYPIFESDMRKINLNTLEFKDKMETSIKVDVVPVNDNTRGGINNIFDTMMQNSHDKKVQVKINEIDLKAINKLENQYKTKAEFKDKAKEYIKAAANKSESKKYLAAVLDTKTLSGMQYMINEDKIKEVPKSFLESRNIDTANLPVEKIDKKVFTIAMSSKENLELFKNREIDDIQELNNPDAPINLDSFSDEAYEIIKNQNYKEVFTEIENMKFENLSMKKNKNDFYKLFAVISNAKDAKDIDTLVEAYKLDSFSDKSQMIKDFGKALNVNPKNIKKNIWYSNTKQPPPEVWSKADDMVLETLVHDYKEQFIEEYVNEISIEYLLFMSERNDIPGELIQKNIDEFNKGLEDFKEEYFLNEEYQKNIESVKEHLKYGEFKSAREVIENSNLGEVDIKILDGYYEEHIDMFANDLESAALHINKENELDKKTYLLEDFVENDKHKYPPKKEQVFIKPKEIAKELETDLKIPTEIKEELEPISPTKHDKLKVQYVNKEKEFINKLIVTLDKSLNEQKAHDYKDMIFKASKTLSSELKRNVNQIEDIKRVLEEMPKNYKVEKKCLEENLNDFFYKANKTNDAVKQYIETIDKSDLDNKSKLEYKLGLYDELAKYRYSERIIDAIPGIKNEMLDRGIEHFKLINKQLETPKIDKETKLELLDKSSQLLKDFNKLNPTWKQERTISKLHKEQVKNLKQRDMER; encoded by the coding sequence ATGAATCTAGCACAGGAATATGAAGAGTATGACAGAGCCGGTAAAAAGGCTAAAGCCATTAGAAGTAAAGTCATGCATTTTAAATCACCTAACAGCAATCAAATTGCATATTATGATGGAGTACCTACACCAGTTGTATTTAAAATAATAAAAAATATAGATAAAGCAACTGGTAAAACAAATAGAAATGTAGGCTACTCAACGATGAAAGCTCTTGATTATTTAGCTCGTGATGTAGACGAACTTAATGAAGAAGCAGCACCTGATAAAATAGAACAGATGGAACAAAATAGACCAGATTTTTTAGATAAAAATTTGGTTTTAGAGTGTGATGATGGTAGAAAACTTGAATCAAAACAAGACAGATTAATTTTATATAACGAATGGAAAGAAACTTTTACAAATAGAAAAAATGGTAAAGATTTTGAACATATTTTACTCTCAACTAAAGAAGCACCAGGTACTCATGATAAAGAAATTTTAGATGCAGCACGACAAACTTTATCTAAACAATTTGCAAAAGATGGCTATAACTATATATTTGTTTTACATAGAGATAGAGAACATACACATGTACATGCTATCGTCAGAGTACACAATGCTATGGAAGATAAGAGATTAGATATAAAAAAAGATGACATAAATAAGGTAAAAGACACATTTGCTAGTGAACTTCGTTCAAGAGGATTAAACTACGAGAATTTTATAAATTTTAATAAAATTTTAGGCATTAATAGCCAACTCAAATATCTGCAACATAATGATTTAAGTTGGTTTCAATCAAACATGAAAAAGTTTGAAAATGAAAACATCGATGGATTACTTAAAACTATCAAAAGTATAGACAAAGATTTAGAAATTTTAATAAAACAAAAAGAAAATATAAAACTTTTAAAAAAAGATAAAAAAGTCATAAGTGATAATATAAGTCATTTATATGCAGATAAAAGAGCTATTATCCACAAGCTAAATGGCTTGGAGTATGATTTGCAACAGGCAACAAAGAATTATACGAGCTTAATAAAAAAAAGAGACAGCATAGAGTGGTATTTAAAACAAACAGGTGCTTATAAAGAAATAGATAAAAGAACTAATGAAGCTCAAGAGCTAGTTATTCAAAAGAAGCTTGAGCTAAATAAAGCTCAACTTTATATTGAAACTACAAAAGGCGAACTTACATTTAATAGTAAGATAAAAAAAGACACTTTGTATTATTTAAATGACTATTTAAAGGATGATTCAAAAAAAGATATAAATAGTTTATTATATAGACTTAATACATTAGAAACAAAGATGCCAAAATCAAAGTTAGTTAAAGAGATAAAAGAGCTAAAAAAAGATATTTTAGATGATGAATACCACACTACAATCAAATCAGATTTTTTAAAAGTACTAAATGAAGTAAAGAGCAGCAATAAAGCTATTCCTATAAATGATGAATTTACAAATAATTTCATTAAGAATATAGATAAAAAACTAGATGTTGTTATCAACAATGTCAAGAACAATAAAGATGTGTCTGCGAGAGACATGAAGAGTATAGGATTTGATTTAAACACATTTGAGAGTTCAACAAAAGTTTATCAGGTTGATCATATAAAAAATACTCCAGAGAATCTAAAAGAGTTTGAGAAGTTTAAAGAGTATTTTGATAAAAAAAACTATCAAACTTTAGTTAAAGAGCTACAAGAAAATAAACTAATAGACAGAAATTTTAATTATGCTTTAGAAAAAGCTACAAACAATGAAAATATAAAATTGCTTCCTGTTGATTTGAAGCGATCTTTAGAACTAGAGAAGAGAGAAGTAGAGGTAGAGATATTAAATATTGATAGTTATCATAAATATTTAAATGACAACCAAAATACTATTTACTATGAGACTGTATCGACTGCAATTTTTAATAGTGGTAAATTTTTAGAGACTATATCAAGTAGACTAAAAAATGAACTTGGTATTGAGATAAAGACTAAAGAACAGTTATCTCAAAATATGAATAAAATAGGTAAACACTCAGAACTAAGAAAATTAATTGATAATGAAATACATAAAAATATTAATGATTTTAGAAAAGTACATAAACTAGAAGACAACAATACATTTAAAAAGTACCTGGACAAAATAGAAACTAAAAAAGCTTCAAAAACTAAATTAAGCAATGAAGAAAAAGAGTTAAATAATTTAACCGGATTTTTACAAAAAAATGCAGGTTTATATCCTATCTTTGAAAGCGATATGCGTAAAATAAATTTAAACACTCTTGAGTTTAAAGACAAAATGGAAACTTCTATAAAAGTTGATGTAGTACCAGTTAATGATAACACTAGAGGAGGTATTAATAATATATTTGACACTATGATGCAGAACTCTCATGACAAAAAAGTGCAAGTAAAGATAAATGAAATAGATTTAAAAGCTATTAATAAGCTAGAGAACCAGTATAAGACAAAAGCAGAGTTCAAAGATAAAGCAAAGGAGTACATTAAAGCAGCTGCAAACAAGAGTGAAAGTAAAAAGTATTTAGCAGCTGTTTTAGACACTAAAACTTTATCTGGTATGCAGTACATGATAAATGAAGACAAAATCAAAGAAGTACCTAAAAGCTTTTTAGAGTCAAGAAATATAGATACAGCTAACCTTCCTGTTGAGAAGATAGATAAAAAAGTATTTACAATAGCCATGAGTTCAAAAGAGAACTTAGAGCTATTTAAAAATAGAGAGATTGATGATATTCAAGAGTTAAATAATCCAGATGCTCCTATTAATTTAGATTCATTTTCCGATGAAGCGTATGAGATTATTAAAAATCAAAACTACAAAGAAGTTTTTACTGAAATAGAAAATATGAAATTTGAAAATTTATCTATGAAAAAGAATAAAAATGACTTTTATAAACTATTTGCTGTAATCTCAAATGCCAAAGATGCCAAAGATATTGATACACTGGTTGAAGCCTACAAATTAGATAGCTTTAGTGACAAAAGCCAAATGATAAAGGATTTTGGAAAAGCATTAAATGTAAATCCGAAAAATATTAAAAAAAATATTTGGTATAGCAATACTAAACAACCACCGCCAGAAGTTTGGAGTAAAGCAGATGATATGGTTTTAGAAACATTGGTGCATGATTATAAAGAACAGTTTATAGAAGAATATGTAAATGAAATTTCTATAGAGTATCTTTTATTTATGTCTGAAAGAAACGATATACCCGGAGAACTTATTCAAAAAAATATAGACGAGTTTAATAAAGGATTAGAAGATTTTAAAGAAGAATACTTTTTAAATGAAGAATATCAAAAAAACATAGAATCAGTAAAAGAACACTTAAAATATGGAGAGTTCAAATCGGCTAGAGAAGTTATAGAAAATTCAAATCTTGGTGAGGTTGATATAAAGATTTTAGATGGCTATTATGAAGAGCATATCGATATGTTTGCTAATGATTTAGAGTCGGCTGCATTACATATAAATAAAGAAAATGAATTGGATAAAAAAACATATCTTTTAGAAGATTTTGTTGAAAATGATAAACATAAATATCCACCTAAAAAAGAACAAGTATTCATCAAACCTAAAGAAATTGCAAAAGAGCTTGAGACTGATTTAAAGATACCAACAGAAATTAAAGAGGAACTAGAGCCGATTAGTCCTACAAAGCATGACAAACTAAAAGTGCAATATGTTAATAAAGAAAAAGAGTTTATAAACAAACTCATCGTAACGCTTGATAAATCACTAAATGAGCAAAAGGCACATGATTATAAAGACATGATATTTAAAGCTTCTAAAACACTCTCCAGTGAACTCAAAAGAAATGTAAACCAAATTGAAGATATTAAGAGAGTATTAGAAGAGATGCCAAAAAATTACAAGGTCGAAAAGAAGTGTTTAGAAGAAAATTTAAATGATTTCTTTTATAAAGCTAATAAAACTAATGATGCAGTAAAACAATATATAGAAACAATAGATAAAAGTGATTTAGATAATAAATCTAAACTAGAGTATAAATTAGGTTTATATGATGAGTTAGCCAAATATAGATATAGCGAACGAATTATAGATGCTATACCAGGTATTAAAAATGAGATGCTAGATAGAGGTATAGAGCATTTTAAATTGATAAATAAGCAGTTGGAAACTCCAAAGATTGATAAAGAAACTAAATTAGAACTATTGGATAAATCATCACAGCTATTAAAAGATTTCAATAAATTAAACCCTACTTGGAAGCAAGAACGAACTATTTCTAAGTTACATAAAGAACAAGTAAAAAACCTAAAACAAAGAGATATGGAAAGATAA
- a CDS encoding type IV secretory system conjugative DNA transfer family protein, producing the protein MKFLHRFYLFLFLLFTFTPILYLYSIHFIFQIDPLKLHLWQHVEALESIVNKTAQPIFKLSTIVAFVFPFLVFLPKKGVKGEHGSASFATAAQIKKMKLLEKSGVVLGKFGNKLLRYNEKLAVLVLAPPGEGKTAGIAIPNLLTHEGSAFVLDVKGELYDKTNEYRKKKFGSKIYKFNPASLETMKFNPFDKSIFQHLQWHEKEEIIDQIGYLIYQQKEHHDHWMEEGRSLFIMFVLYLTFKNGFTSIPDVRELIISDFSKLYGEEYQFEDETEAMMYFIREDMIKDEALPLRIREEAISLLRKVDKELSGVISSCKSPLNIFATTTVRECFRTNDLIIEDFRQESSTLYITIAEKDLERLATVNRIFIDFNLRKLLSKEPKKSDLDILGMFDEFPRFGKIPYLVDLPELGRSYKIISFLIAQDYGQIELLYGKAYISKINTSTAYKVIFPQTNVETAEMTSKYIGDFTRETRSESRSAGANGHTNKSLSTQLSGQALISKQDILNMNDGQIYILVKNYYKHPIKAKPYLYFEDRKLKKLVPRNEDK; encoded by the coding sequence ATGAAATTTTTACATAGATTTTATTTATTTTTATTTTTATTATTTACTTTTACACCTATATTATACTTGTATAGCATACATTTTATATTTCAAATAGATCCACTTAAGTTGCACCTTTGGCAGCATGTTGAAGCTCTTGAGAGTATAGTAAATAAAACGGCACAACCAATATTTAAACTGTCTACTATTGTTGCTTTTGTATTTCCTTTTTTAGTCTTTTTACCAAAAAAAGGTGTAAAAGGCGAACATGGCAGTGCAAGTTTTGCAACTGCGGCACAAATAAAAAAAATGAAATTGCTTGAAAAATCAGGTGTTGTTTTAGGTAAATTTGGAAATAAACTATTGAGATATAATGAAAAATTAGCTGTTTTGGTATTGGCTCCTCCAGGGGAAGGTAAAACAGCCGGTATTGCTATACCAAATTTACTGACTCATGAGGGTTCTGCTTTTGTGCTTGATGTAAAAGGAGAGCTTTACGATAAAACAAACGAATATAGAAAAAAAAAGTTTGGATCTAAAATTTATAAATTCAATCCTGCATCTTTAGAAACGATGAAATTTAATCCATTTGATAAATCAATTTTTCAACATTTACAATGGCATGAAAAAGAAGAGATTATAGACCAAATTGGATATTTAATTTATCAACAAAAAGAACACCATGATCATTGGATGGAAGAAGGTAGAAGTTTATTTATAATGTTTGTCTTATATTTAACTTTTAAAAATGGATTTACTTCAATACCAGATGTTAGAGAGTTGATAATATCTGATTTTAGTAAGTTATATGGTGAAGAGTATCAATTTGAAGATGAAACAGAAGCTATGATGTATTTTATTAGAGAAGACATGATAAAAGATGAAGCCTTACCTTTAAGAATAAGAGAAGAAGCTATTTCACTTTTAAGGAAAGTTGATAAAGAACTCTCTGGTGTAATTTCATCATGTAAATCACCACTTAATATATTTGCTACTACAACAGTAAGAGAATGTTTTAGAACAAATGATTTAATTATTGAGGATTTTAGACAAGAATCATCAACTCTTTATATTACGATAGCTGAAAAAGATTTGGAAAGATTAGCAACTGTCAATAGGATTTTTATTGACTTCAATTTAAGAAAATTATTATCAAAAGAGCCTAAAAAAAGTGACTTAGATATTTTAGGTATGTTTGATGAGTTCCCAAGATTTGGTAAAATTCCTTATTTAGTGGATTTGCCGGAACTCGGTCGTAGCTATAAAATAATATCATTTTTAATAGCACAAGATTATGGTCAGATAGAGTTACTATATGGCAAAGCATATATTAGTAAAATTAACACTTCTACTGCATATAAAGTTATTTTCCCTCAAACAAATGTAGAAACAGCTGAAATGACAAGTAAGTATATTGGTGATTTTACAAGAGAAACCAGAAGTGAAAGTAGGTCAGCTGGAGCTAATGGACACACAAACAAAAGTTTATCTACTCAACTTTCAGGACAAGCTCTAATATCAAAGCAAGATATCTTAAATATGAATGATGGTCAAATTTATATACTTGTTAAGAACTATTACAAACATCCAATTAAAGCAAAACCATATTTATATTTTGAAGATAGAAAATTAAAAAAACTTGTTCCCCGTAATGAAGATAAATAA
- a CDS encoding ATPase, T2SS/T4P/T4SS family has product MPHKSSQILKNLLSDISPILKRTDINEIILDEPGIAKLDLGNETWEYINSKVITQAFLENFPKQLATWSNQKFDEKTINLSTAIPGTYNRVNVIHKSILRSIHDCNTINIRIQKPTKFHLESFLKSEIPDSYKEAGNPTYNKNDSFEAKIKAIMDKEENVLISGGTNSGKTSLFNALIEFININYRVVTIEDSPELNIPHRNKTQLLISKSGSNISQTTYKEATDISTRIRPTVLLVGELDTNNTSTFLRLGNTGHKGMIATLHANTPVDAITALESNLGHTKNPISLKAMHNLMRSGVDHIIQMYHHQIVEIMPMKELLKENQL; this is encoded by the coding sequence ATGCCTCATAAATCTTCACAAATATTAAAGAACTTGTTAAGCGATATCAGTCCTATACTAAAAAGGACTGATATAAATGAGATTATCTTAGATGAACCTGGTATAGCTAAACTTGATTTAGGTAATGAAACATGGGAATACATAAATAGCAAAGTAATAACTCAAGCTTTTTTGGAAAACTTCCCAAAACAGTTAGCTACTTGGTCAAATCAAAAGTTTGATGAAAAGACTATAAATTTAAGTACAGCAATACCAGGAACATATAATCGTGTAAATGTAATTCATAAATCTATACTTCGCTCAATTCATGACTGTAACACTATAAACATTCGTATTCAAAAACCTACAAAGTTTCATCTTGAGAGTTTTTTAAAATCTGAAATACCAGACTCATATAAAGAAGCAGGTAATCCAACTTATAATAAAAATGATAGTTTTGAGGCAAAAATAAAAGCTATTATGGACAAAGAAGAAAATGTTCTAATATCTGGTGGAACTAATAGCGGTAAAACATCACTGTTTAATGCTTTAATAGAATTTATCAATATAAATTATAGAGTTGTCACTATAGAAGATTCTCCAGAATTAAACATACCACATAGAAATAAAACACAACTTCTAATTTCAAAAAGTGGTTCAAATATTTCACAAACTACATACAAAGAAGCTACAGATATTTCAACGAGAATAAGACCAACTGTTCTATTAGTTGGAGAACTTGACACTAACAACACATCAACATTCTTAAGACTAGGTAATACAGGTCATAAAGGAATGATAGCAACATTACATGCAAATACACCAGTAGATGCAATCACTGCACTGGAGTCAAATTTAGGACATACAAAGAATCCAATTTCACTAAAAGCGATGCATAACCTTATGCGAAGTGGTGTTGATCATATTATTCAAATGTATCACCATCAAATAGTAGAAATCATGCCCATGAAAGAATTATTAAAGGAGAACCAACTATGA
- a CDS encoding TrbI/VirB10 family protein, with protein MTKENKYFTIFGAILTVVTLGIILVPKYFNSSDEDAAIKFMDFNLSLPADYFPRQKPIVQLEPTPKKYYKPKQATKPKQIVLEPNIDYSIFLKRDEETEAEKKRKEILAKLMIASFKNKIQIVTQKNDVLHNNLKVDEKDEEDPYLRASDYSKNKNLASLYINLERTIELNTMISAILLPTVNSTLDGPVMAMIEDNIYASHGRNILIPKGSKAYGRYIPLKKIGDERLAITWTKIRTPQGVNINLFASSADVMGRSGAIGELDNRWFMRFGLAITLSTVSNAVGYLATDGIKTTTIGSATTTDARNDIIRDYKNDISSITNQIIKEQKVEPTLEIPAGTRIYIVPIDDIWFSQAENNKVDVRLVNKIQSYKKGKNR; from the coding sequence ATGACTAAAGAAAATAAATATTTTACAATCTTTGGTGCAATTTTAACAGTAGTTACTTTAGGAATAATACTTGTTCCTAAATATTTTAATTCAAGTGATGAAGATGCAGCAATTAAATTTATGGACTTTAACCTGAGTCTACCAGCTGATTATTTCCCTCGTCAAAAACCTATTGTTCAGCTTGAACCTACACCAAAAAAATATTATAAACCTAAACAAGCTACGAAACCTAAACAAATAGTACTGGAGCCAAATATAGATTATTCAATCTTTCTTAAAAGAGATGAAGAGACCGAAGCTGAAAAAAAAAGAAAAGAAATACTTGCAAAATTGATGATAGCAAGTTTTAAAAATAAGATACAAATCGTTACTCAAAAAAATGATGTTTTACATAATAATCTCAAGGTAGATGAAAAAGATGAAGAAGACCCTTATCTAAGAGCATCTGATTATAGTAAAAATAAAAATCTTGCCTCTTTATATATTAATTTAGAAAGAACTATAGAGCTAAATACAATGATAAGTGCGATACTTCTTCCTACAGTAAACTCAACTTTAGATGGTCCTGTCATGGCAATGATAGAAGATAATATATATGCTTCCCATGGGAGAAATATTTTAATACCAAAAGGAAGTAAAGCATATGGTAGATATATCCCACTTAAAAAAATTGGTGATGAAAGATTAGCTATTACCTGGACCAAAATAAGAACCCCTCAAGGTGTAAATATAAATCTTTTTGCATCAAGTGCAGATGTTATGGGCAGAAGTGGTGCAATAGGTGAACTAGATAATCGTTGGTTCATGAGGTTTGGTTTAGCTATTACTTTATCAACTGTATCAAATGCTGTAGGTTATCTTGCGACAGATGGAATAAAAACAACTACTATTGGCTCGGCAACAACAACCGATGCCAGAAATGACATTATTAGAGATTATAAAAATGACATTTCTTCTATCACAAATCAAATTATAAAGGAGCAAAAAGTTGAGCCAACGCTTGAAATACCTGCCGGTACTCGTATTTATATAGTACCTATAGATGATATTTGGTTTTCTCAAGCTGAGAATAACAAAGTAGATGTTCGATTGGTAAATAAAATTCAATCTTATAAAAAAGGAAAAAATAGATGA
- a CDS encoding TrbG/VirB9 family P-type conjugative transfer protein, translating to MKKIFLIIVISINIFAFEDFISEKTTKVEDISSEIMQSSIGNIIDLDSLQKVYLTKPTNDAIISYKYSPKNLMKIRTRILGQTTVILPKGEIPVSKKNGNPAAFKIEFSKGIDFKYNINNTFTITAGYIGTDTTLTIFGQSGRVYNFYLYSIGTDSAKIPNSTVYITKNGKIPTANYLDDFDVKDQKISKLRKEIKKYKQKLNLIKEKKTKNLKNFNITKIQFDYKFKKDFQLQSIFNDKEYTYFKFDKEFNIPKFFTVDTLHDKVNMNFTMFENIIKIHKLSKKWQLELDGSYITIEKTGEFKANFSLKKIYVDMTETEFDLKSISGAKELKPETIFRDKEFTYFKFDISDGFKKFPAIYKVIDGYDNPAIFEIIDDFIVVKSLNKKFTLRLGEKHNCIRLEDD from the coding sequence ATGAAAAAAATCTTTTTAATCATAGTAATATCAATAAATATTTTTGCCTTTGAAGATTTTATATCTGAAAAAACTACAAAAGTTGAAGATATAAGTTCTGAAATAATGCAAAGCTCCATCGGAAATATTATAGATTTAGATAGCTTACAAAAAGTATATTTAACTAAGCCAACCAACGATGCAATAATTTCATATAAATATAGTCCAAAAAATCTAATGAAAATTAGAACAAGAATTTTAGGACAAACAACGGTAATATTACCAAAGGGTGAAATACCTGTAAGTAAAAAAAATGGTAATCCAGCAGCCTTTAAAATTGAGTTTTCAAAAGGTATAGACTTCAAATACAACATAAATAATACTTTTACTATCACAGCTGGATATATTGGTACAGATACAACATTAACAATTTTTGGTCAAAGTGGAAGAGTATATAATTTTTATCTTTATTCTATTGGCACTGATAGTGCCAAAATTCCAAACAGCACAGTATATATAACTAAAAATGGAAAGATACCAACTGCAAATTATTTAGATGATTTTGATGTGAAAGATCAAAAGATATCAAAACTCCGCAAGGAGATAAAAAAGTATAAACAAAAATTAAATCTTATAAAAGAGAAAAAGACAAAAAATCTAAAAAATTTTAATATAACAAAAATTCAATTTGATTATAAATTTAAAAAAGATTTTCAACTTCAATCAATATTTAATGACAAAGAATACACATATTTCAAATTTGATAAAGAGTTTAATATTCCTAAGTTTTTTACAGTTGATACTTTGCATGACAAAGTAAATATGAATTTCACAATGTTTGAAAATATTATTAAAATTCATAAGTTGTCAAAAAAATGGCAACTAGAACTAGATGGTTCATATATTACAATTGAAAAGACTGGAGAGTTTAAAGCAAATTTTTCTCTTAAAAAAATATATGTGGATATGACAGAAACTGAATTTGATTTAAAAAGTATTTCTGGTGCTAAAGAGCTTAAACCGGAAACAATATTTAGAGATAAAGAATTTACATATTTCAAATTTGATATAAGCGATGGATTTAAAAAATTTCCTGCAATCTACAAAGTAATTGATGGCTATGATAATCCTGCAATTTTTGAAATCATTGATGATTTTATTGTTGTGAAATCTCTAAACAAAAAATTTACTCTTCGATTAGGCGAAAAGCATAACTGCATTAGGCTTGAAGATGACTAA
- a CDS encoding VirB8/TrbF family protein: MKEKSEGLESQKALQELPVILMKVIFALVLVVIIEAISIATLFPLKEKEVFFVEFKSSQENYVVVKKANATILSNKALLHNEIEGYIIARENINQIDEVRRYTQIVRLKSNDSIYKTFLNSYQANKGLWKLEGFKRKCKIKSISDVLFEPQANEYIAIAEYSLIDEYADGTVPLKRWFKVTVRYNFINQKISTENLTLNPLGTNIIGYAITTLNQGHKK; encoded by the coding sequence ATGAAAGAAAAATCAGAAGGCTTAGAATCACAGAAGGCATTACAAGAGCTACCAGTCATTTTAATGAAAGTAATATTTGCTCTTGTACTTGTTGTAATAATTGAGGCTATTTCAATAGCGACACTGTTTCCACTAAAAGAAAAAGAAGTTTTTTTTGTAGAGTTTAAATCTTCTCAAGAAAATTATGTTGTAGTAAAAAAAGCCAATGCAACAATTTTGAGCAACAAGGCTTTACTTCATAATGAAATTGAAGGCTACATAATTGCACGAGAAAATATTAACCAGATAGATGAAGTAAGAAGATATACGCAGATAGTTAGATTAAAAAGCAACGATAGCATTTATAAGACTTTTTTAAATAGTTATCAAGCTAATAAAGGATTGTGGAAACTAGAAGGTTTTAAAAGAAAATGCAAAATCAAATCTATTTCTGATGTTCTTTTTGAACCACAAGCAAATGAGTACATAGCTATAGCAGAGTATAGCCTTATCGACGAGTATGCAGATGGAACAGTTCCACTAAAGAGATGGTTTAAAGTGACTGTTAGATACAACTTTATAAATCAAAAAATTAGCACTGAAAACTTAACTTTAAATCCATTGGGTACCAATATTATTGGCTACGCAATCACTACTTTAAATCAAGGACATAAAAAATGA